The Cherax quadricarinatus isolate ZL_2023a chromosome 51, ASM3850222v1, whole genome shotgun sequence DNA window TAACGCGATAGGCTACAACCAGAGTGCTGCTACTTAATTCAGTATAAGTCCTAATATATGACAGCCACGGCGTGCGGCTACTGCTAGCCTATTGTATACGAGATTTACATCGTGCGGGAGAAAAAAAAGGAGCTTATATGTCTCCCCGTCaaaatccatcacacaggatgggctcGATGGATCAAGTAATGAAATGTGTCAGACTCAGCTGGGAGAATTTAGTAGGTTAATGAAGATGTCGTCCAGCATTATACTCTTGAGTTCGGTAGCTGCGAGAGAAgcaaaaatgttatttttgaatGTTTGTTTAAAGAAATAATGTTGATTTGATTGAAGCAATGATGTTCACTTGACTGAAGCAATAATGTTCACTTGACTGAAGCAATAATATTCACTTGACTGAAGCAATAATATTCACTTGACTGAAGCAATAATATTCACTTGACTGAAGCAATAATATTCACTTGACTGAAGCAATAATATTCACTTGACTGAAGCAATAATATTCACTTGACTGAAGCAATAATATTCGTGGCAATACTCTTGATCGTTTGCAATATTTCTGAAAGCTTGTGGAAGAATTTTACCCGCTCAGAATTCACACCGTCTCACACAACTTTGTAAGATCCGACAACTCTGATTTGAATTCTGAAGTAAACTTTGAGCAAGTGATGGCAACTCACAGGTCCAAAACACTGATAATGTTCATtgctcctctcaaggaaggttccttgatgttggtgaggggctcttgatttagggaattggatctgttctccagttccccgaattaagcctgaatgccttccacatcccccctccagcGCTGtacaatcctccgggtttagcgcttccccttgattataataataataatgttcattGCTACAGACTTAAGGTGTTTTGTGGAGGcggattaaaaaaaaatagcctCTTCAATAATAGTGAAGGGAATTTTTGTTTCTAAATCAACAAACTACACGCCTAGAATGGCGTCTAATTTGTAGTTGGCTCCCTGTGGAATACTGTAGTGTCTGACTGTTGTGTCTGGATACTCAtgactgatgttgctgttgctagtgctgatgTTGTATGTACATATGACTGCATATGCATATTACCATATTAAGATATCACAGGGTTTTTGTGAccgtattgtatatatatatatatatatatatatatatatatatatatatatatatatatatatatatatatatatatatatatatatgtcgtgccgaataggcagaacttgcgatcttggcttaaatagcaacgctcatcttgccatataggacaagtgaaaatttgtgtatgcaataatttcgccaaaatcattctgaacctaacgaaaaaatatatttcactgtgtttgtttagtattaaattattgtaaacaaatctaaaatatatttagttgggttaggctaaaataaattgcgcttgttatgataaggttaggtaagttttctaagttccttttggtgcaaaattatatttttttacatcaacattaatgaaaaaaatatatctttaaacgtataagagaaaattttagaaaggacttaattttaaacgagttcttgctaattgaccagttttacatattcggcacgacatatatatatatatatatatatatatatatatatatatatatatatatatatatatatatatatatatatatatatatatatattccattttCCTGTGTATGTGAGGCAATTTCCAAGCAAAAGTTGCAAAGTCTTTTACATAGTTACTCAATTACTGACCCCGTAGTAGAATGCCTGGCGGCCTTTCTACAGCCTGACTGAAGTTCCACAGTTCATgttgacagatttcattactcTCATAAataacagggtagcagcacattgcGGATGTATCCAATCTCACTAAAAAAAATAAGCTTTCCTTACCTTATACACAGGAAGTGTTGACCAACTTGGGAGGCTGGTCAGTCAAAGACAACATCTTCGTGGCGCCTTGCACCGGGGCCTACTTCTTCACCTTCCATGCTATCTCAGATGACGGCAAGGACTTCACGTGAGTATCGTAGCCATGTCCAACCCGGGTACCAAAATATTGATACCCGAGTATCAGAAATTTGATACCAGGGTATCCAAAAAATTATACCAGGGTGTCAAAAAGAATTATACCAGTTTATCCaaaccactaccattcacagatAGATACGTGTACCACCACGTGCATATGAACGTATGTGAATGTATAATCAATAATAATAGCACAAGTCCACCTGGACATGATGATACAGTTAGTCCAGAGAAGACATCTTTGTTTACAACTTACTGAGAGCTCACGATGCCTCTCATCCCACACCTGTTAACTCACTACTCTATGGTCTTTTGTAGTAACACCCATTTATCAGTGCtccatgacccctatgggtttagtggtttcccatgaatataataataaatttaataaaataatgataattatcCTGACAGGGTGGCActgatgaaggaaggagagtaccAGGTCACTGCTTACGGTACTAAACAGGGGTACCAGCAGGGCTCCAATTCAGCCTTGCTGTTCCTCAACGCTGGAGCcagagtgtacctggaggtgcAGCAGGGAACCATCTACGAGCACCCTTTCAACGAGGTCTACACCACCTTCAGTGCCTTCC harbors:
- the LOC128694604 gene encoding complement C1q-like protein 4 isoform X1, coding for MCGVSGGVLVILLVLWPLAATQAVKETGFGTLRAPEVPQPYCSGGFSVRRAVVPTQDEAVPRILRFQEVLTNLGGWSVKDNIFVAPCTGAYFFTFHAISDDGKDFTVALMKEGEYQVTAYGTKQGYQQGSNSALLFLNAGARVYLEVQQGTIYEHPFNEVYTTFSAFLVEQF
- the LOC128694604 gene encoding complement C1q-like protein 4 isoform X2, translating into MHHCSGGFSVRRAVVPTQDEAVPRILRFQEVLTNLGGWSVKDNIFVAPCTGAYFFTFHAISDDGKDFTVALMKEGEYQVTAYGTKQGYQQGSNSALLFLNAGARVYLEVQQGTIYEHPFNEVYTTFSAFLVEQF